The Anoplopoma fimbria isolate UVic2021 breed Golden Eagle Sablefish chromosome 1, Afim_UVic_2022, whole genome shotgun sequence region TCACATTGCAACACCTTCcattttttactgtaattaaaGGATTCATTATTAGGCTTTGTGTCAAAAATATTGCACATTACGTCACTCAAAATGTTTGAAAGAGTCCAGcctttataataatacaaaaataacgCATGCTGATACAGATTTATTCAGCATTTGACTTAAATGTATATCCCTTCTGGAGACATGAGATTATGGTGAATCAGGTGCGCATGATGATTTCAGCTGATAAGGTTTTCAAAGAGATGGAGCCAACAGGAGGCTGCGTGGACCAgatgaggtggaggagagcGACCTCAAGGGGACATAGTCTTCATTACACTTATTGCTTGTGATCTGGTGTGGGGCTAACCTGCGCCCCACCGGCCAAATCATGTGATCTCtgtacaaattattttttctatatGATTCTTCTCTGCTAAATTGTGTGATCGTAGCAAGGTTGTTACCTTATTTCCTCCAGATTCATAGCAACATTGCCTCTTCAGCTGGTTCCTCATCAGCTGGTGCGCAAAAGAGGAAATCCTCACATGGGGTTAACTCAGTCCAGGAGCAGGCTATCCTCTCAGTGGGTCATGTAAACATCTATAGTCTCACATCCATATTGGCTTCTTGGTTCATGGATAAGGGACCAGCGGTGTATCAATTCCTCTTGGGTGAACATATCATTTTGACTTCAACAAACATGCAgattaacatttataaataatgtattagcCTACAACAAAACTTAAGATACATGCAGGTGTTGAGGTACAACTAAACACTGGCAAAAGCCCTATTGTCATTCTGTCAATGCTGTGATGACCAGTGGTGGGAGCTGTGTCCATATCACGGTGAACACTGGCATCTGCATGGCGTAGAGATGACACTGGTGGTAGGTCTTCTTAGTTTTCCTGCAATAAACATGTTCTATCCCTGTAGGGAAACATGTAAATTAATATTCAGCACAAACAAATTACATTAGTTTACAACAGTAAATTAGCATGCAGTTCACAATCCCATCCAACACACtcaacccaaacaaacacaagtcaaTTCTCAAGTGGCATTCGagacattcaattcaatttattttgtatagcccaaaatcacaaatctacctcagaggactttacaatctgtacacatacgacatcctctgtcccgcaTTTAGGGAATAATAGTAATAATCtgataataatatgaataataatggtAGAAGCAGTGGGTGTGAGCCGGTccacggcaggaggcacgaccactgTCCAGATACAACCACGATTCACgaaaacctgcgaggcgagaaagcacaaagactccagggaagAATCAAAGCCAATAAGAGTAATGGTAAAGggaatagtagtagtaatgtgacttataataaaaatgaaaggagcagtgggtgtcagcagggccacagcaggaggcacgaccacggtccagatataaccacgattcatggaaacctgcaaagcgagaaagcacaaggactgcAAGGAAGAAgcaagtcagtaatgtgcaaaAATGGGACATGAAttcataaagatggagagagagaaggagagaggagctccgtgtatcctaggtagtcccccggcagttTGGGCccatagcagcatatctaggggctgaaCCAAGtcgaacctgagccagccttGACTACGGGCGTTATCAACATATTAAACAACCCCTGCGGCCCCTGGATGGCAAATGTGTTTGCAGCTGCAGAGTAAAGAGGCGTCCCCTCCGATCAACATAACACTGACAGTTGAGCCGAAATTATGCAGCAGCAACCTCATTGTGAGAGGAGTGGGAGTTTAACTGGTTTATTGATAAATTATAATCTAAATGTTCCTAGGAGAATATAAATATTGACTTTGCTGTCATGTTGACAAGTAAAAGAACAATGTGTGACGATGACATTGTCTCCtgtagagagagaaacaaataaagaggGAAGCTGTTTGGacccttttctcttttaattgttttccaaGCACATTTTGCccaaattcagatttttatcTTCTCAATagcatattaaaaaacaattacagttTGAGGTGTGTTTGAATCTACCTtgttctttaaaacaataaaaaaatccttaatGTGATTTTAACCATTTCAAATATTAAGTGTAACAAAGTTCTGGTGTGACGAAAGACAAAATAGTACACAGGTGATAATGACCCATACTGGTGTGAAGGTGAAGGACCTACCGAGACCTTACGGGGCCCCCTGACACCGGACCTGATGGCATCTCTGAGTCTCTTTACACGGATACATGATACATGAATGTCCACATAGAAAAATATGCAGCAGAACTGGTTCTGtgctgtgtgaaaccaagtctAACAAATCTATACATTGCATTTCAAAAAGAACAATATTCTACTGACCCTCCGTTCAAGTAGGTGGTTATAGAAAACTTTCAGTACTATGGTAGAAAGGTTGACATGGGCCTCTACAGTTCAGAGGTGAGAAGTTCTACTCCACAAaacgcagaagaagaagaggtgctgtgttttttctgtattcAAGTGTTCAGAGAAGTCCCTCTGTGGAACCCTTTGAATTTACTTTCTCACTCACAAGTCTAGGGCTGAAGTTAAGAAGCCTTTCATCAACACTTTGCTTTTCCAAACATGGTAGAGGAGGTCATTTTGAGGTGGTGAAGGTAACCAGAAATGAAAACATCACCTGGCTGGTCTTCCATCTGACTGTTAATTTGAAGAATATACTTCACTTATCTGaggtgtagaaaaaaaaaaaactcaactgcGTCTTTTTTTGGTGAGAAATAATTCACTTTTAGTCAAATATCAAAACAACCGCATAATTCAACTTGAGGGAATAAATTCAACTAGTCAACGGAATTGGTTCAGGTGGACTCTCAAAATAGGGAAGTTTAGGCAGCAGCATCTTCATATGTAGAGTTACagggtaaaaataaaaccacCATTATGGCAGCTCGGTTGATATCATGCTCATGCCTTAAGCTCGCAAATAtagttaaatacatatttctaaaAACTATAAATGGCAGATATGATTGGAACATGGTAAATAGCTTTTCTGGTAGAACAACATAATACAAAGAGAACTTTGAGTCCTCAAATTAAAAGCTTAGACActaaacaaagttgtttttttctatggcAGCATGactaaagtgtaaaaaaaagaaaaatatctatttttttttaaatctaagaGAAACTCTAGAGCCaaaaagcagcaataaaacagaccatatacagaaaaaacacttcaatcTGCAGCCCTGCATGTCGCCAGGATGAGTGCAGAAAAGGGAGTGATACAAATTCTATAAAGGACAAATAGAAAGAGTCTGAATCATTTTGTAGGGATTTATGCGTTAGGTTCTCTTGTTGCCCAGCCTCTTAAAAACACTGATAGCCCTAATGTCCATCTGGGCAACCAGagactctcctcctccccctccatctcctcctccagccccgGTGCTGCTGCTGACCTTGGGGCTTGCTAAGGTGAGTCCCTCCTGGGCTTTGGGCCTGGTGCTGGTCACCCTGTTGTCCTGTGTGTCAGCAGCTGTGGGTGACGCAGCCGCGCTCAGGTGTGTGGCAGGGAGCTTGCCAAGTCTCTGAAGCACACTAACCTTGGCAGGGGGGAGGCCAttaggggaggaggaggtgggagtgTCAGAGGGAGGTAGTTTGAATTTGCCTCCCAGGCGCCGCAGGGTGGTCGGGGCCGGTTTTGTGGCTGGCTCCTTCTTCTGAACGGCAGGGGTTCTCTTGAGGACGCCAGCATACTGGAGGACGGAGCCTTCTCCATCACTGTCGTCCTCGTCATCTACATCAATGTTACCAGACATTTTGACCGGCTGCGGCTTGTCTGTCTCTTCTTCCCCTCTGCCAAGACGACTGAACACACCGGTGGGCTGCAAAACATGAGCAATATGAGCACAGAACTTATCTTCATAAGTGCATCTGTTAGAATACagaacaattaaatacaataaaatacaagacCGTACAAAGTGAGCTAATGCAATATACTGACAGGCCTCACCTTGTTATTGCTTGTTGTTGTGTCCGCCTTCGATTCAGCTCCAAGTCTTGCAAACACAGAGGTGCGTTTCGAACCTTTTCAAGGAGTAGAGCAAAAATGATTGTGACGGCTCGACTGTCTCTTATACTCTATTTCCACTAAATTAGGGCATATATTTAGGTTATTTAAATGctgcaaaaacagacaaaagactCCATTCCCATTGCCAGCGGACGAGtatgtctttctgttttgtttttattctgatgTGTCATGTTCCATGTCACAAAAAAGCCGGAAAAAAGGGTTACTAAACAGTAGAAAGCTACATGAAGGCAAGTGAAAATGATTTTGTggttatttcctttttatatctTGTTACTTATTCAGTCTTGCTTCAAACTCGGTGATAACTATCTCGGAGCGATGTTCGAGCGCTGCTTGATCAAAGATGACAAACAAAGTGCCGTAGAAGGAGCGAAAATTTGCGTGTCCATCAAAGTGTCATATTTTCATCAATGCCGACTGGAGCTAAAGCTGATAAATACCCATGAGTACTGCAGAGTCCCTAGTATTGGGAAAGAATGTCGATTGTATGGTACCAAAGCTTTCGTTTAACAGCTTTTGGATTCAAAAGTCATGGTATAAAAAGACACTTGACTTTGACACTGTATTATGCACTAGATTGAGAAATCTGGCTTATGTTTAGAAACCTCTCACCAGAggaatttaaagttttaacaaTTGCTGTTTTGTGACTGAGGTCAGAAATTCAAATGAACATGTACTTTGCGGTACGATTTTCAATTTTGATAATTACCCTGAGGAATCCAATGACAGAATTGCATTTAGAAGAAGAACCTAACTAAGTTTTCTTTCATGAAATAAATACTCCTAATATTGAGCAGTTGACAGCATCGCAGCTCTTTTACACAGACAGAAGCCACTTTATAATTCATttcatggaagaaaaaaaaaaaagaagaaaaagatttttGGTCGGAAGAAATGTAGGTGATGTTAGACAAAGGAGAAAACAAGCAGTTTGACAGGGGGAATAGTTGTTGGTGCAGTGGACAGTATGAGTAAAGACAAGGGATTAAATCGTGACAGAAATGAATGAAGGTCAAACAGGCAAACAATCAGCCCTGAGTCACctgtttcagttttaatatgAAAGAACTCGATGAAAATTTTTAGTATTGAATAGCTGTGGTGAGCAACAGCATTACTGGGGCGAGTTGTCGGGCGAGGCCACTGGGTCAGGCCTACCTTTCTTGACCTGCTGGGCCAGGATGCGACGTGTACGAGCTGTGGAGCCTTTGGGCATGTTGATGATGTACTTGCCTTCCATCTCAGCTGTCACGCGTCGGCGCTTCACTGCTGGCAAACCGTTCCCCTCGTCAGCTGGCTGACTTAGCACTGACAAACAAAGCGGTGCGTACACGAGGATAAGCAACGGTAGAAATAAGATAGGACTCATGGATCCAGAGGGACAGGAAATAAGGGATGTGTGGGGTAAAAGACACGTTTGATGAGATGTACCTGCTTTGCCGCTCTTGTTTGCTTGCATGTTGGACACGGTGACCGAGAGGCGGTTGTCAGGCCGACGGGCTGGAGTGGCCGGCGGGGAGTCATTGCTCAAAGCGTTGGCAATCATACGGGTGGCAGCTGAGAAAAGGCAGAGACATTTTCAAGTACACGTGATTTCGCTTGCTTCCTATCGGGGCTCTTCTTGTCTTTATGTCCCCAAGATGAAATCAGAGGACAGCTGGGCTTCACAGTTGCCAAAATTAAAAGTGTGCATAAAAGTACATGTTGTGAAGAACTGAAGTAGGACTTGTACAACCTGGCACTGATGTCAACAAACTAAGTGAAGCAGTTTGCTCTTGTAACATTTACTTGATCTCCTAATGGAAACATGTACCCTTTAATATGCCCCGTTACCTGACATAATGACATATACAGccagtaaaaactgttttgtcaaGTTAGATATccctcaaaataaaaacaggaccGAAAATCTCTCTCTACCTCCGCCCAATCAGTTAGCTTGACACTCTTGATCGTAGATGACTGATGCCAGTCATAGCTAATTAAAAAAGGTATATAAATGTTCAGAGTGTGTTTGATCAAAATGGCAACAGATGAGAGTTGCAGTTggaattttgttttttggaagatatttctttctcatcagatgaaagaaaatgtatcttttctGAAAGGAACAGAAGGACACACCAACCTGTGGTACTATGTTATAATTATTTTCCCAACAACACCATATGGAAGTGGTATAACAAAGTATCTCTACAGTTTTATTTCATCCATAGTGACCGCAAGAGGCAGTGCGTTAACACTGAATATGTTCCGTCTCTGGCACATACAGGTCGAGTCTTTATACCAACTGTCACATGTGACCTCAAATGTATACGGCTGGATATTAATTCCGGTGTCATCCATGGCATCATTGCTTTTTCCATCTTCTCTCTTACGCAGCTTAACTATTAAGGAAGCATTAGCTTAAGATCCATTATCTACTATTAAGATACTTTTGTGGATTACTCGCCCTCTGATAACTGCTGAGCTAGCCCAGATGAAGTTGGTGCTCCTGACCCTCCCTCCCAGTACGGTTACATGGAAGGCCGATGCAGCCAATCCACCTGTGGCTGAGTTGGTTCCAGAGGAGTATATTATCTCAGTGGCAGCTTCAGACCATTTCTTTATTCAGTAGGGTGGAGAGGGGCCTTTTCGTTTCTCTGGGCCTCGCTTCTGTTACTCGGCTTGTAGTTCTTCGAATGGGGTAGAAAACAACTCCATGGGGTCAGTCATTCACATAGAACTGACTCACCAGCAGCTGGATATTCAGCAGTCTAAACCTACTAGTGCCTTCTTCTGGAGGGACCCTGAGGCTCTTTCCCGTCTTACATCTAACGGCCGATCCCTGGCGGCCACGCAGGATGCTTGAAATTTGGTCTCGACTAAATGCCAGCTATCTAGCCTGCCATTGCTTCCCTGATAGTTTCCTCTGAAGAGGTTTAAAGGCCAGATGCCAGTGGCCCTCGACCCCAATGTCAGTTCACAGACGACGAAGGCTTTTTGATACAGCAGTGCACCGTATCAAAGGGAGGCTTGACATGAAGTCGACTTGATGGATGCCTATTTTCATGTTCCAATCGTGCCTCACCACAGACAGTTTATTCGTTTTGCCTGACAAAGCCAGCTTTTTCAGTTCAGGGTTCTTCCATTTGGACTCGCCCTCTCCCCACTAATGTTAAAAGACGCGTTGTCGAGGCCCTCTCACCCCTTCAGTCATTCAGCATGACCTTTTGACTGATTTGTGCTCCATCCCGGGTTCAGGCAGCCCAGGGGACTGCTCGGCTTCTCTCTCACTTTGCCCGGCTGGGTCTCAGGGTTAATATGGAGATGAGCTCTTGGAACCCCTCTCAGAGCATAACCTTAAATGATGTGGCTCTGGATCCAGTCGCTCTAAAGACTTGTCAGACAGGTGGTTGCCCTACATTCTCTTTCTTCACCTCTTGAGGTTCACGTTCCCTTGTTTGCTGTCACTGTGGCTTCTGCAGAGATGGCTGAACAGCTTTAACTTGGAAGCCAAGTGGCACAGGAAGATAAGGATGTCACAGAAtggccttctctctctctctctctctctattcccaTGGATGAAAAGGGCATATCTTTCATGGGCTCCGTTCTATTCCCACGAGAGGCTGTCGCAACAGATGCCTGCCTCTCAATTCCTTGTAACTCTGTTATTATGTCACCCAGTGTTAAAGCACTGGCTCTGGCAGTAAGTTAGGAGAAAGAAGAACCAGAGCTATAGTTGTAACTATGGTTGTACGAACTTCTGTCCTTAGTTAGTTACTCAGAACTGAGGTCATCCGAGATCACACGTGACTTTGTTGACATAAAGACTCGACCTGCGCGTGCGCCAGACGGAGGATATTCATTGTTAAAGCACTGCTGCCGGCGGTAATCAAGGCTACAAAGAACAGCACTCGCATCCGAAACgcttgtttttattcagatCATAGTAGGTATGTTCAACGACCCCATTCTTAATTAATAAACACCACCACAAATATCCAGTTTAGAGAAAGTGTGTTGGGACAAATACATTACAGGTGTATAATGCTTTTGGTGCACTAGTGTATATTTTATCAAACATCAATAAATTACACCAGTGTAATATCTAGCAAGAGAAAGCATCATGATATTAACTTATTGATTTTTTACCCACACCTATGGTTAACTTCCTATGACACTTCAGACATGTCAgctttattgatttaataactccagtcatagtatattatcgTACAACTGCTGATTCATATTGCAATTTGTTGGGCTGATGTATAGGTCACATGGTACAATTAAGCAATGTAGTACATTGTTTGAAAACGTAGAAACGTGATTAGAAACATTTCCTTTTAACAAGGTTTAAATGTATCATTCACATTCTTTTGTGACCCTAATTTGAAAACAAAGCCCTTTAATTTATGACAATGAAAGTCTGTTCAAAAACAGTCAATACAGAAAATTCAAATGGGGATACTTACGAGTATTGGCAGTTCTTCTGAGCTCAGCTTTAACACTGGTCTGTCCTGAGGAGATGGCTTCTGTGGCCATTTTGCACATGTCCTGAAGAGGGGATTCACATTACAGAGGTTATGTAACCTCACAGTCTACTGCAGTGGCTTTGAAAAACATCCATTCAACATGACTGCATTCACAATAATACTGGATATATACCAGAGGTATTTTGTTTGTACATGCCTGCACCAGCAAAGACAAATTAccatcattttcaacatttccaTACTTCAGAACGTGAAACTGTTAAGTCTGATCTCACCTGCCTGTAGACCTGCTTGGCATGTTTAAGAATGGCAATGATGTCACCAATGACTGTTATGCCGAGGTCCATCATGATGTCTTTACTGAGGTCCATGAGCATGTTCTTGTGAATTCTGCAGTGACAAGAATAATCATATAACACTGTGTAATAATGTACTTCTGTTTGCTAGGTCTggatcaaagaaaaacaatatacattATTTCCCATTAGTTCACAGCAACCAActtcaaacaaataaagagtTGCAAACAAAGTCACATGGAGTTAATAATTCACTGGACAGTTTTAATTCCATGAAAGCTGTCATAATCACCACTTGAATCAAAGGAATTACtgatttgaataaatgaaaatatcacattatcacaaaATGCTCTGGCTGTACCTTGTGGATAAATATAGATAAACAAGGAATAAAAGTCTAATCAGTTTATTTGTGATGACACTGCTTAGTTGATGAAAGGACAATTTATTGCGTTTCAGCTCAGTTCCAGTCTGATGTAATGGTGCAAAGGAAATTCCCATGATCGAGTTCATCAGTGTGGCTGAAGTGTACTAtaaaaagcttttgaaaaagGAGCATTAGCTTACCTGTTGTCCACAAAGGAGACTGCATAAGTGACTGCAAGGCCAGCTGGGATCCCGGCATCTTTAAAAAACTGAATCCACTCCGAGGTggctaaagaaagaaaatgagcaaaAACAGACCATGAGCAATGGTACAACATAAAGGATTTCATGAACACTCAGCCACTCCCATGTTATTAATTTCAGTTATAACAACTCTTATGTAGCAGTCTGCATCCAATGAGCACTTTGTCTAACATTCATTGCGT contains the following coding sequences:
- the c1h19orf47 gene encoding uncharacterized protein C19orf47 homolog isoform X4; translation: MLMDLSKDIMMDLGITVIGDIIAILKHAKQVYRQDMCKMATEAISSGQTSVKAELRRTANTPATRMIANALSNDSPPATPARRPDNRLSVTVSNMQANKSGKAVLSQPADEGNGLPAVKRRRVTAEMEGKYIINMPKGSTARTRRILAQQVKKGSKRTSVFARLGAESKADTTTSNNKPTGVFSRLGRGEEETDKPQPVKMSGNIDVDDEDDSDGEGSVLQYAGVLKRTPAVQKKEPATKPAPTTLRRLGGKFKLPPSDTPTSSSPNGLPPAKVSVLQRLGKLPATHLSAAASPTAADTQDNRVTSTRPKAQEGLTLASPKVSSSTGAGGGDGGGGGESLVAQMDIRAISVFKRLGNKRT
- the c1h19orf47 gene encoding uncharacterized protein C19orf47 homolog isoform X1, with the translated sequence MASVTTATSEWIQFFKDAGIPAGLAVTYAVSFVDNRIHKNMLMDLSKDIMMDLGITVIGDIIAILKHAKQVYRQDMCKMATEAISSGQTSVKAELRRTANTPATRMIANALSNDSPPATPARRPDNRLSVTVSNMQANKSGKAVLSQPADEGNGLPAVKRRRVTAEMEGKYIINMPKGSTARTRRILAQQVKKGSKRTSVFARLGAESKADTTTSNNKPTGVFSRLGRGEEETDKPQPVKMSGNIDVDDEDDSDGEGSVLQYAGVLKRTPAVQKKEPATKPAPTTLRRLGGKFKLPPSDTPTSSSPNGLPPAKVSVLQRLGKLPATHLSAAASPTAADTQDNRVTSTRPKAQEGLTLASPKVSSSTGAGGGDGGGGGESLVAQMDIRAISVFKRLGNKRT
- the c1h19orf47 gene encoding uncharacterized protein C19orf47 homolog isoform X3, which produces MASVTTATSEWIQFFKDAGIPAGLAVTYAVSFVDNRIHKNMLMDLSKDIMMDLGITVIGDIIAILKHAKQVYRQDMCKMATEAISSGQTSVKAELRRTANTPATRMIANALSNDSPPATPARRPDNRLSVTVSNMQANKSGKAVLSQPADEGNGLPAVKRRRVTAEMEGSKRTSVFARLGAESKADTTTSNNKPTGVFSRLGRGEEETDKPQPVKMSGNIDVDDEDDSDGEGSVLQYAGVLKRTPAVQKKEPATKPAPTTLRRLGGKFKLPPSDTPTSSSPNGLPPAKVSVLQRLGKLPATHLSAAASPTAADTQDNRVTSTRPKAQEGLTLASPKVSSSTGAGGGDGGGGGESLVAQMDIRAISVFKRLGNKRT
- the c1h19orf47 gene encoding uncharacterized protein C19orf47 homolog isoform X2 produces the protein MGTTTSEWIQFFKDAGIPAGLAVTYAVSFVDNRIHKNMLMDLSKDIMMDLGITVIGDIIAILKHAKQVYRQDMCKMATEAISSGQTSVKAELRRTANTPATRMIANALSNDSPPATPARRPDNRLSVTVSNMQANKSGKAVLSQPADEGNGLPAVKRRRVTAEMEGKYIINMPKGSTARTRRILAQQVKKGSKRTSVFARLGAESKADTTTSNNKPTGVFSRLGRGEEETDKPQPVKMSGNIDVDDEDDSDGEGSVLQYAGVLKRTPAVQKKEPATKPAPTTLRRLGGKFKLPPSDTPTSSSPNGLPPAKVSVLQRLGKLPATHLSAAASPTAADTQDNRVTSTRPKAQEGLTLASPKVSSSTGAGGGDGGGGGESLVAQMDIRAISVFKRLGNKRT